AGCGCGTGAGGAAGGGCGCCGAGCGCCGTGAAAAATTCCCTGACGTCTTCTTTCGGCAATGGCCGGACCGGCAACGTGAGCACCTGGCGAGTAAGCGAGCGCGACTCGTTGAGCAACTGGCCCCAGAGCTTGCGGGCTTCCCACCAGCGGTCGTAACTGGCGTTGTTCCTGAAGCCGAGAAACACCGCGAGCGCAATGCCTATCAGGGAGAAGGGCGCCGTGGTGTTGAGATTCAGCGAGATCGGCAGAAGGTGGTCGTGGGCCGCCACGGCTACGATCGAAATGCAGAAGATCAGGAAGAGCCGCGGGAGCAATTGCGGAAGGACTGAGCCTCGCCAGGCGAGCAGCATGCGAAACCAATGGAGATGCGGGCGGATGATCATTGGGGGTGGTTTTCTTGCCTGAAGCAGCGGGGGTTCTATTATCGCTTTTTTGTGTTTTTGATCTCGCCGCTCAAACTCCCAGACAAACCGCCCCGGCCGCAACGATCACGCACGCGAGCCAGCGCTTTGCGCTCACCGCTTCCCGCAGAAACACGCGCCCGATCAGCACCGCGAACACCACGCTGGTCTCGCGCAACGCCGATACCGCGCCCATCGCGCCCGACTGCATCGCCCAGATCACGATGCCGTACGCCGCGATCGACACCAGGCCGCCGACGAGCGACGAACCCACTGCGATTGGCGCCGCCCGTACCGGTGTCCACAGCGCCGCGAGTCCGCGCATCGCGACGAACAGCAGCGGCATCAGCCAGTAGAACAGGAACATCCACGCCGTGTAGGTGAGCGCCCGGCCTTCGGATAAGCGCACGCCGATGCCGTCGATCACGGTATAGAGCGCGATCGTCGCCCCGGTCGTCAGCGCGGCCAGCGCACCCGCGCGCGATACGCGCCCGCCTTGCAGCGCGATCGCGATGATGCCGCCCGATATCATCGCAATCCCGAGCGCGTGCAAGGCGCCGATCGCCTCATGCGCGAAAAGCGCGGCGCCGAGCGTGACGAGCAGGGGCGATGAGCCGCGCGCGATCGGATACGCTTGGGCCAGATCGCTGCGGCGGTATGCCCGCACGAGGGTCATGTTGTAGACGATATGCAGGAGCCCCGAGACGACGATATACGGCCACGCCGCGCCGGTCGGCCACGGCGTGAACATGACCACGAAGCTGGAGACCGTTGCGATGGCGATGCTCATCCACGTCATGGACAGGAAACGGTCGCGGTTGCCGTGAAGCATTGCGTTCCAACTCGCGTGGAGCAGGGCTGCAAGCAGAACGAGACCGCCGGTATAACTGAGCATGGGCTCTGGGCCGGAAAGGGTGTGGAAAATTACGCTTCGCGCGTGCACGCCGCCCATCGGCGCTGCAAGCAGGATATCTATCTTGTCGCTCGCTAACAAACGAGTTAAATTGGGTGCTCGCGTTAGATAAACTCTTGTGAATGAAACGGGTATTGCCCCCGCTCAATGCATTGCGAGCCTTCGAGGCCGCAGGCCGACTCGGCAGCTTCAAGGAAGCGGCGGCCGAATTGCACGTGACTCACGGGGCGGTGAGTCAGCAGGTGCGCCTGCTCGAGGAATGGCTAGGCGCACCGCTATTCGAACGGCACAACCGGCGCGTGGTGCTCACCGCGGCGGCGAAGGCCTATCTGGGAGAAATCGGTCCCCTGTTCGAGCAGTTGTCGCAGGCAACCGCGAGATATGGTTTTCCGGAGACGGTCTCCCGCACACTCTCCGTGAATGCGCCTGCCACCTTCACATTGCGCTGGCTGGTGCCGAGACTGGCGAAGTTCCGCGCAGTGCATCCGGACGTGGACGTGAAGGTGGAGACGTCGAACGAGTCGGCGGAGAGTCTGAAAGATATCTATGACATCGTTATCCGGGGTGGTCCGGACACGTTCTACGGCTACTCGATGCGGCCTTTCCTGTCCGAGGAGCGGCTGCCGGTCTGTAGTCCGGCGCTATTGCAGCGACTGCCGCTTCGCACACCCGACGATATGCAGGAGCACACGCTGCTGCACACGTCGAGCCTTCCGCGTCTGTGGCCGGACTGGCTGGCGAGCGCGAAAATTCCCGCACTCAGGCCGGCTGCCGCTCTGACCTTCGACCATTTTTATCTGACGTTGCAAGCCGCCATCGACGGGATAGGCATCGCAATGGGGCCGACCGCGCTGGTATCCGACGATCTCGCGGCCGGCCGGCTTGTCGCGCCGTTCGCCGGCCCTCGTCTGCCGTCGCGGAGCTATTGCACTTATGTTCCGGAGGGGAAGTCCGCGGATGACCTGGTCGTGCTGTTCCGCTCCTGGCTCGAACGCGAGGGGATGTGCTCACGAGCGGAGACGAACCTCTGACCGGAAACGCAGCCCTGCGTCGCGACAGCAGGATTGCCCGAGCAGCCGGACACGGCGTGGCCCCGAGCGTCAGGTAAGAGCGCTGCTGGCCGCGGCCGCACGGCCGCGCAACCAGTTGATGCTCGCGAAGAGCAGCACGGCGAATACGATCAGCATCGTTGCCACGGCGAGAATCGAAGGGTCGATCGAATCGCGAATGCCGCTCCACATCTGCCGCGGCACGGTGGTTTGATCCGGGCCGCCAATGAACAGAATGACGATCACTTCGTCGAACGAAGTCGCGAATGCGAAGACGCTGCCGGTGGCGACAGCGGGCATGATGAGCGGCAGCGTGACGCGCCGGAACGTGACCCAAGGCGCTGCGCCTAGCCCGGAAGCGGCGCGCAACAGGCTTTGATCGAACGAAAGCAGCGACGCCGTCACGGTGATCACCACGAACGGCGTGCCGAGCGCCGCGTGCGCGAGCACCACGCCGGGATACGAGTTCACGAGGCCGAGCGGCGCGAAGATCAGATAGAAGCCCGCGGCGACGACCACGATCGGCACGATCATCGGCGAAATGATGATCGGCATGATCAGCGAGCGCAGCGGAAACTGCGCGCGCGAAAGGCCCAGCGCGGCGAGCGTGCCCAGACACGTGGCGATCAGTGTGGATGCCGCGCCGATGCCGATGCTGTTCAAAAGCGACCGTTGCCAGTCCGCGCTCGTCAGCGCCTGCTCATACCAGCGAAAAGAAAAGCCCTGCATCGGGTACGAGAAATACGAGCCCGAATTGAATGAGAGCGGGATGATCGCGAGAATCGGCGCGATCAGAAAGAAAAGCACGACCGCCGTATGCAGCCGCACCCAGCGCGTGGCGATGCGTTCCGTCAGCACCTTGTTGCGTTGTTCTTGCATGTCGTTCCTTCGTCGTATGCGCGTGTTTCGACCGAGGCTCAACCGAAGCGCAAGCGGTCGATACCGACGATGCGGTTGAACAGGAAATAGAAGATCGCCGTGAAGATCACGAGGTAGGCCGAGAGTGCGCCGGCGAGCCCCCAGTTGAGCTGCGTATTGGTCTGTATCGCGATGAGCTGGCTGATCATCTCGTCGCCTGCGCCGCCGAGCAGCGCGGGCGTGATGTAGTAGCCGAGCGCGAGCACGAATACGAGGAAGCAGCCTGCGCCCACGCCCGGCAGCGTCTGCGGAATGTAGACGCGCACGAACGCGGTGAACGGATGCGCCCCGAGCGATTGCGCGGCCCGCACGTAGACGGGCGATACGCTTTTCATCACCGAGTAGATGGCGAGAATCATGTACGGCAGGAGCACGTGCGTCATGCCGATGAGCACACCCGTGCGGTTGAAGATGAGCGGCAGCGGATGCGTGGCGAGCCCGAGACCCGTCAGCAGACTGTTGATGACGCCGCCCGGTTGCAGCAAAACGTACCATGCAGTCGTGCGTACGAGCAGCGAGGTCCAGAATGGCACGATCACGAACAGCATCAGGCGGTTGCTGCTTTTCGCGGGCAAGTTCGCGAGCAGCCATGCAACCGGATAGCCGAGCACGAGGCACAGCAGCGTGACCGTGGCGCTGATCGAGATCGTGCGCGCAAAGGCCTGCCGATAGATCGACGCATTGTCCGGCACGAACGCGACCGAGCCTTGCTGCGTGACTTGCGCATCGACGGCGGCGAGCAGATAGTCCGGCGTTGGCGACGCGGCGGCGCGCTTCAGCAGGCGCCAGATTTCCGGCGAATTCCAGCGTTCGTCGAGTTCGATGAGCGCCGGTTTCCATGCGGGCGGCGCATCGGCGGGAAGTTGGCGCGCGGTGCGCATCAACAGGCTGCGGAACTCGGCCTGGTCAAAGTTCAGCCGCCGCGCGACGGTGCCGAGCTGTCCGCTCTGCTGCGCCTCGCGGAGCCCCGCGGCGAGCAGGGCGAACATGGGCTCGTCCGGCACGCCGCGGCCGTCCCACGCGTCGAGCGCGCGCGTGAGCGCCGGCATGCCGTTGGACATCTCGTGGTTCTGCACGCTGCGCGCGAGCAGCAGCGCGATTGGTGCGATGAACGTCGAAACGAGGAACACGATCAGCGGCAGCGCGAGCAACAGTGCCCGCACCGACGCGCGGCGGCGCGCCTTCTGAAATGACGCGCCGCCGTCGGCTCTCGTCGGAGAGCCGACGGCTGTGGCGCGGGCCGAAGCGGGCATGCTGGTAGTCACGTTGGGCTCTCGTCGGACGATGGGGTTACTGCGTCAGCCACACCTGGAAGCGCTTGTTGATCTGGTCCGCGTTGTCGGCCCAGAAGGTTGCGTTGATCTGCAACGCGCGCTTGAAGTTCTGCGGTGACGTCGGCAGATCGGCGAGCCGCTGCTTGTCGACGAGCGCGATCGCGTCCTTGCGCGGCGGCGCATAGGCGATGTATTTCGACAGGTCCGCATATGCCTTCGGCTGCGACGCCGAGACGATGAACTTCGCGGCGTCGTCGGCATGTTTCGCGCCGGTCGGCACGCCCCACCAGTCGAAGTCGTAGACCTGTGCGTCCCAGACGGCCTTGAACGGCTTGTTGTCCTTCTTCGCGGCGTCGTCGATGCGGCCGTTGTAGGCCTGCGTCATCACGACCGCGCCGTCCGCGAGTAGTTGCGGCGCCTGCGCGCCCGACTCCCACCACACAATGCTCTTCTTGATCGTGTCGAGTTTCTTGAATGCGCGATCCACGCCGGCGGGCGTGCCGAGTACTTTGTAGACATCCTTGGGATCGACGCCGTCGGCGATCAGCGCCCATTCCATCGACACCTTCGGCGACTTGCGCAGACCGCGCTTGCCGGGGAATTTCTGCAGATCGAAGAAGTCGTTGACGGTGGTCGGTGCGGTCTTGAGCTTGCTGGCATCGTAGGCGTAGACCGTGGACCAGACCATGCTCGCGACCGCGCAATCGCTGATCGAGCCGGGGATGAAGTCGCTCGTCTTGCCGAGCGACTTCTTGTCGAATTTCTGCAGGAGGCCTTCGTCGCAGGCGGTGATCGCGTCGTTTGTTTCGAGGTCGATCAGGTCCCACGTGGTGTTCTTCGCCTGCTCCATCGCGGAGAGCTTGGCGAGGCCGCCGTCATACGATTCGGTCGAAAAGCCGATGCCGGTAGCCTGCGTGAACGGCTCGAAATAGGCCTTCTTCGCGGCCGCTTCATACGCGCCGCCGAAGGTCACGACGGAGAGCGTCTCCGCTGCCTGGGAGGCCGCGGCGGTGAACGCGAGCACGGCGAGTGCGGCGCATTGTGCTTTGAGGTTGTTGCGCATATCAGTTGGCTCCTGCGGCTGCTGTAGTGATGATGGAAGGTGAAGGCGGTGTGGATACCTGGAGCGCGGGCGCGCTGCGTGGCGAGCTCGCCGCGAGAATCTTGCAGTCGTCGTGGCGCCACGCGATTTCGATCTCGCTGCCAGGCGAGGGCAGCGCGTGGCGCTGCGTGTTGGGCACTTTTACGACGATGGAATCGCGCGAGCCGAGCTTCAGGTGCACGCGATGATGGTCGCCGCAATACACCAGTTCCTCGACGCGCGCGCGTACCACGTTGCTGTGCTCATCGACCTGAATGCCTTCCGCGCTCGGGATATGCGCGCGTTCGGGGCGCAACGCGAGCATCGCTTCGTCGTCCGCGCGCAGGCCGGGTTCGCAACGGCCGCGAATCACGCTGCCGTCCGACAGCGTGAGCGTCGCCCAGTCGTCGCTCACATTGACGACGCGCCCGGTCAGCCCATTGTTCTCGCCGACGAAATTAGCGACGAAGGCGTTCTGCGCGTTCTCATAGAGTTCGCTCGGCGTGGCGGCCTGCTGGATACGGCCATCCGAGAACACGGCCACGCGATCGGACATGGTCAGCGCTTCGGCCTGATCGTGCGTCACATAGACGATCGTGAGCGACAGTTCGCGATGCAGGCGCATGATTTCGTATTGCATGGTTTCGCGCAGGCGCTTGTCGAGCGCGCCGAGCGGCTCGTCCATCAACACGACGCTCGGCTCGAACACGAGTGCGCGGGCGAGCGCCACGCGCTGCTGCTGGCCGCCCGAGAGTTGCACGGGGCGCCGGTTCGCCAGATGCGGCAACTCGATCATGTCGAGTGCGCGTTTTACGCGCGTCTTCTGCTCGGCGCGGCTTACGTGGCGAACGGAGAGCGGAAACGCGACGTTCTCCGCAATCGTCAGATGCGGAAAGAGCGCGTAGTTCTGAAACACCATGCCGATGTCGCGTTGATGCGGCGGCTTGTCGTCGAGCCGGCGGCCGTCGAGACGGATCTCGCCGTGCGTGGGCGATTCGAACCCCGCGAGCATCATGAGCGTCGTCGTCTTGCCCGAGCCGGACGGACCGAGCAGCGACAGGAATTCTCCCTTGCGCACGTCGAGGTTCAAATCGTCGACGACATATTGCGTGCCGTCGTACGTTTTGCTCACGCCCGAGAACGAAATGAAGGAAGGGTTTGACATCGTAATTGCGTCCTGTCGATGAAGCGGGTTCAATGCGTGCCGAGCTTGGTCGCGGCGATTTTGCTCACAAGGTAGCGCGCGAAGTCGTAGTTCGGGCGTTCGAGATGGCTCAGGTGGCCGGGCCGCGCGAGCGGCGCGTGTACGCCGCGAAAGACTGCTTCCACGCCGCGTTTGTCTTCCGCGTTCACTTCGTCGAGCAGTTTCTTCAGCGTCGTCATGTGCGCGTTGGCCTCGGGATCCGCGATGAACTCCGGCGCAAGCCCGCCGCCGAAGCGGATATGCACGCGTCCCACACCTTGAGGCTGCAACACCAGATACCAGAAGTAACCCGGTGTGAGCGTGACGAGATGCGTCGGATAGATTGCGAGCAGTGCCGTAGTTTTGCGCCAGTGTCCCGTGAGACGCGTGTTATCCGGATGCGCATTGCCGATCGGCAAGCTCGCTTCCTTCGTGATCCAGTGATAGTTGAAGGCGGGATAGCCCGGCGGGCATTCCATTTCCTCAAGCCGCGAATGCGGCCCTACCGTCGCGCGATGCAGCATCGGCAGGTGATAGCTCTCCATGAAGTTTTCCGCGAGGATCTTCCAGTTCGTGTCCCACACGTGCTCTTCATAGAAGGTTTCAATGTAGTCCGACATACCGTATGCGCCGACCAGCTCGCTCAAGCTGGCGAGCTGCAAGTGAACGGGCGGCGCGTTTTCGTCGAGAGTCACGTAGAGCCAGCCTTGCCATTCTTCGCAGCGTACGGCGGGCAGCTTGTAGGCCTCCTTGCAGAAGCCTTCTTGTCGATCCATCAGCGGCGCGCCTTGCAGCGCACCGTCCAGCGAATAGTTCCACGCGTGATAGGGGCACACGACGCGACGCACATTGCCGCGCCCTTCGAGCAGTACCGACATGCGATGCAGGCACACATTCGACATTGCCTTGAGTTGCATCTGTTCGTCGCGCAAGATGACGATGGGTTGCGCGCCAATACGCGTCGTCAGGTAATCGCCGGGTACTTTGAGCGCACTGGCGCGGCCGACGCATTGCCATTCGCGCTCGAAGATTGCGCGCTCTTCCAGTGTGAGAAATTCGGGCGACGTATAGACACCGGGCGGCATTGCATGCGCGTCGCTGAAGGGTCGCTCGCAACCCGTCTGCAACTCGTCGACAAGCGCTTGCACTGCAATCGTCCTTGCCGGGTTGGTCATGGTGTCCTCCTGGATTCATCGCGGTAAGAGCGCGCCAGCACGAGGCTTGCTAGTGCAGCGCTCAACATGGACACCAATCTATCAAGCCAAATTGCAAGCCAAAATATTGTTTTCAGATACAGATCAAAGTTTTTACCTATGCAAGGTGCACCGGCTCGAAACGGGCGAGCACGCTTTGCCGATCAATCGTCGAGATGCAGCCGCCGGATATACGTCTCGCAGAACGACGCGAAGCGATGCACCACCTGGCGTGGTTTCATCGTGCGCGATTGCGCGATGCCGAGCATCGTCGCGTTGACATTGTCTTTGAAGCGTTTAATGACGAACTCTTCTCCATCCACGGTGCGATTCGATTTGAGTGGGAAGTTGAGCAGGCTATAGCCGAGGCCGTTGGCCACCATGCCGCGCACAACTTCCGGCTGCGACGAACGGAACGCGGGCACGGGGCGGTTGCCCACCGCATCGAAGAGCGCGGCGAAATACTCGCGACTGTGCGGCAGATCGAGCATCACATACGGCTCGGGCAGAAGGTCTGCGAGCGATACCTTGCGGGCACGCGCGAGGCGGTGCGTTCTCGGCAGGATCGCGTAGGGCGGCAGCGAGAGCAGCGGCGTGAACGCAATATCCTCCGTCAAATCGAGGCTATAGGTGAGGGCGATGTCGAGCGAGCCGTCGTGCAGGCCGCGCAACAGCCCATCCTGATGCGCCTCGACAGTGCGGAACGAGATACCCGTGTGCTCGGCCGTGAAGCGGCTGATGAGCCGCGGCATGAGCGGCGGCGCGAGCGAGACGAGGCAGCCGAGCGCGATGGCGCCTGTCATGCCGCCGTCCATTTCCTTGGCGGCCATCTGCAGTTCTTCCGCGATCTTCAGCAGATTGCGCGCTTGCCCGAGCAGATCGCGCCCCGCTTGCGTGAGCGAGAGACCGCTCGCGTGATGCCGTATGAAGAGTTGCACGCCGAACGACACTTCGAGGTCCGCAAGCGCTGTCGAGATCGACGGCTGCGAGATGTGCAGACGCTTCGCGGCGGCCGTGAAAGACAGCGCTTCCGCGGTGACCACGAAATAACGCAACTGGCGCAGCGAGTAGCGCAGGGGGTGGCTCTCCATCGACTTATGCTCCCTGTTCGAGGCCTTCAATGGATGGGATTGTGGGGTGGTCAAAAAGGCATGCATAGGAAAATCCGATGCTATGCATTTTTTAAATATATTTTTCAGATTCCGGCCGGGCGCGTAGATTTTCACGAGCACGAACGGCCCAAGGCGGCACGCGCCACCGCAAAACACGACTGGGTCCGCCACGGTTGCGAGCGTTCGAAGGCCGCGAAGCCGCAACCGAATCGAAACATTCCGTCTTTCAGAAGGACACAGCCATGACAGTGGAAACAACGTCAATCGATACGCTGGTGGTCGGCGCCGGCCAGGCCGGCGTCGCCATGAGCGAACACCTGAGCAGGCTCGGCGTGCCGCACCTCGTCCTCGAGCGCGCCCGTATCGCCGAGCGCTGGCGCACGGGACGTTGGGATTCGCTGGTTGCCAACGGCCCCGCATGGCACGATCGTTTCCCCAATCTCGAGTTTGCCGATGTCGACCCGGACGCTTTCGCGCCGAAAGAGCAGGTCGCGGACTATTTCGTCGCTTATGCGAAGAAATTCGATGCGCCGATCCGCACCGGCGTGGAAGTGAAGAATGTCGTGCGCAATGCAGGGCGGCAGGGCTTCACGATCGAAACGTCGGAGGGCACGATCGAGGCCAATCGCGTGGTGGTCGCGACCGGACCTTTCCAGCGCCCGGTCATTCCGCCGATCGCGCCGCAAGATTCGAGTCTCACGCAGATTCATTCCGCCGACTATCGCAATCCGGGGCAATTGCCCGAAGGGGGCGTGCTGGTCATAGGCGGCGGATCGTCGGGCGTGCAGATCGCTGACGAGTTGCAACGTGCGGGCAGGCGCGTTTATCTGTCGGTCGGCGCGCATGACCGTCCGCCGCGCGCTTATCGCGGCCGAGACTTCTGCTGGTGGCTGGGCGTGCTCGGCGAATGGGACGCGGAGGTCATGAAACCCGGCAGGGAACACGTCACCATTGCGGTGAGCGGCGCGCGTGGCGGCCATACGGTGGACTTCAGGCGTCTCGCGAATCAGGGCATCACGCTGGTCGGATTGACGAAATCGTTCGACAACGGCGTGGCGATCTTCGAAACGAATCTCGCGGAGAACATCGCGCGCGGCGACGAGAACTATCTGTCGCTGCTGGACGCCGCCGATGCCTATGCTGCCCGCAATGGCCTCGATCTTCCGGAGGAACCCGAAGCCCGCATCATTCCTGCTGATCCCGAGTGCGTGACGCAGCCGTTGCACGATCTCGATCTGGCGAAAGCCGGCGTGACGTCGATTGTCTGGGCGACCGGCTATGCACTCGATTTCAGCTGGTTGAACGTCGACGCTTTCGATGAAAAGGGTAAGCCGAAACATCAACGCGGCGTGGCAAAAGAGCCCGGCATCTATTTCCTCGGTTTGCCCTGGCTGTCGCGCCGCGGTTCCGCGTTTATCTGGGGCGTGTGGCACGACGCGAAGCACATTGCCGATCACATCGTCACGCAGCGCAAATATCTTGCCTATTACGACGACTCGCAACGCCATGCACAGGGCGGCAGCGAGGAAAGCACCGGCAACACGTCCCACGATTCACGCGTTCACAAAGTCAGCGAGTTGGGCGTGAATTGATGTGTATGCTTCTTTAATCCGCGATCCGTATCCGTTTCTCCCTAGCATTGAGGTGCATTGATGAGCCAACCCACGCACACCCGTATCCGCATGTTCAACACGAAGGATACGTATCCGAACCAGACGCTCGACAACGATCTTTGTCAGGCCGTGCGCGCCGGCAATACCGTTTATGTGCGCGGTCAGGTGGGCACGGATTTCGAAGGCCGCCTGGTCGGCCTCGGTGATCCGCGCGCCCAGGCCGAGCAGGCAATGAAGAACGTCAAACAGTTGCTCGCGGAAGCGGGCAGCGATTTGTCGCACGTCGTCAAGACCACGACGTTTCTGACCGACATCCGCTACCGCGAGCCGGTCTATCAGGAAGTCGGCAAGTGGTTGAAGGGCGTGTTTCCTATTTCCACCGGCCTGGTGGTGGTCGCGCTCGGTCAGCCGCAGTGGTTGATGGAGATCGATGTCGTCGCGGTCATTCCGGATGGATGGACGCCGCCGACGGCCTAAGGAGCGGGACATGACATTCTCTATCGTCGGACGTTGTCCCGAATCCGGGCAGCTTGGAATCGCTATCAGTTCGTCCAGCATCGCGGTGGGCGCCCGGTGCCCGTGGGTTCGCGCAGGCGTGGGCGCGGTGGCGACGCAGAACGTCACGCTGCCAGCGCTCGGCCCGCAGATTCTCGATCTTCTGGAGAACGGACAATCCGATCCGGCCGCTGCGCTGGAGCGCGCGCTTGGCGCGAACGAATGGAGCGAGTACCGGCAGGTGACGGTGATCGATAGCCAGGGCCGCACAGCTTTCTTCAGCGGCAAGGAAGCGTTGGGCACGTATCACGCCGTGGCCGGCAAGCAATGTGTGGCCGCGGGCAACATGCTCGCCGGCGTCGAAGTAATCGAGGCGATGGTTCCGGCGTTCGAGCAGGCAACGGGCACGCTCGCCGATCGCTTGCTAGCGGCCATGCATGCCGCAATGGCGGCCGGCGGCGAAGCCGGGCCCGTGCATTCGGCGGCGCTCAGTATTGTGGGCGAACCGAGTTGGCCGATCGTCGATTTGCGGGTCGATTGGGCGGATGACGATCCCCTCGGCCAGCTCGACCATCTATGGCAGGCATATCGGCCGCAGATGCAGGATTACGTGACCCGGGCGCTGAATCCGACTGCCGCGCCCAGCTACGGAGTGCCAGGCGATGAATGACCGATCCAGCCGGGCGCTGCTGGAACAACTGATCGGCTTCGCCACGGTCAGCCGCGAGTCCAATCTGGACATGATCGAATTCATTCGGGATTACCTCGGGGAACTCGGAGTCGAGAGCGAGTTGTTCTACAACGCCGAGCGCACCAAGGCGAATCTGTTCGCGACCATCGGTCCGCGTGAGCGTGGCGGTATCGTGCTGTCCGGTCACACCGACGTGGTGCCGGTCGAAGGCCAGGCGTGGACCGTCGACGCATTCTGCCTTACCGAACGCGACGGGCGGCTCTATGGCCGCGGCACGGCCGACATGAAGGGCTTCATCGCTTCGGTGCTGGCGGCAGTGCCTGTGTTTCTTGAGCGCGAACTGAAGCTGCCGGTCCATCTCGCCTTTTCGTACGACGAGGAAGTGGGATGCCTCGGCGTGCGGCCCATGCTGGCGGAACTGGAGCGGCGCCCGCATAAGCCGACTCTGTGCCTGATCGGCGAGCCGACCGAACTCAAGCCGGTGCTGGGTCACAAGGGCAAGCTGGCGATGCGTTGTCACGTGAAAGGCGCGGCTTGCCATTCGGCTTATGCGCCGTACGGCGTCAATGCCATTCAATACGCGGCGCGCATGATC
This genomic stretch from Paraburkholderia dioscoreae harbors:
- a CDS encoding flavin-containing monooxygenase; the encoded protein is MTVETTSIDTLVVGAGQAGVAMSEHLSRLGVPHLVLERARIAERWRTGRWDSLVANGPAWHDRFPNLEFADVDPDAFAPKEQVADYFVAYAKKFDAPIRTGVEVKNVVRNAGRQGFTIETSEGTIEANRVVVATGPFQRPVIPPIAPQDSSLTQIHSADYRNPGQLPEGGVLVIGGGSSGVQIADELQRAGRRVYLSVGAHDRPPRAYRGRDFCWWLGVLGEWDAEVMKPGREHVTIAVSGARGGHTVDFRRLANQGITLVGLTKSFDNGVAIFETNLAENIARGDENYLSLLDAADAYAARNGLDLPEEPEARIIPADPECVTQPLHDLDLAKAGVTSIVWATGYALDFSWLNVDAFDEKGKPKHQRGVAKEPGIYFLGLPWLSRRGSAFIWGVWHDAKHIADHIVTQRKYLAYYDDSQRHAQGGSEESTGNTSHDSRVHKVSELGVN
- a CDS encoding RidA family protein; translation: MSQPTHTRIRMFNTKDTYPNQTLDNDLCQAVRAGNTVYVRGQVGTDFEGRLVGLGDPRAQAEQAMKNVKQLLAEAGSDLSHVVKTTTFLTDIRYREPVYQEVGKWLKGVFPISTGLVVVALGQPQWLMEIDVVAVIPDGWTPPTA
- a CDS encoding DUF1028 domain-containing protein; protein product: MTFSIVGRCPESGQLGIAISSSSIAVGARCPWVRAGVGAVATQNVTLPALGPQILDLLENGQSDPAAALERALGANEWSEYRQVTVIDSQGRTAFFSGKEALGTYHAVAGKQCVAAGNMLAGVEVIEAMVPAFEQATGTLADRLLAAMHAAMAAGGEAGPVHSAALSIVGEPSWPIVDLRVDWADDDPLGQLDHLWQAYRPQMQDYVTRALNPTAAPSYGVPGDE
- the argE gene encoding acetylornithine deacetylase, which produces MNDRSSRALLEQLIGFATVSRESNLDMIEFIRDYLGELGVESELFYNAERTKANLFATIGPRERGGIVLSGHTDVVPVEGQAWTVDAFCLTERDGRLYGRGTADMKGFIASVLAAVPVFLERELKLPVHLAFSYDEEVGCLGVRPMLAELERRPHKPTLCLIGEPTELKPVLGHKGKLAMRCHVKGAACHSAYAPYGVNAIQYAARMIGHLEEIGEQLARPEHHDERFDPPFSTVQTGVIKGGRALNIVPAECEFDFEVRALPGYNAHEVADELQTYAEAELLPKMRAVKSDTDIRFQSLSTYPGLATSPDSEAARLLALLSGSTEFGTVAFGTEGGLFDQAGIPTVVCGPGSMDQGHKPDEFVTVEQLRRCDAMLIRLADYLSAEVA